A region of Staphylococcus sp. IVB6181 DNA encodes the following proteins:
- a CDS encoding DUF805 domain-containing protein, whose translation MIKRVGFKEAFKRFWKNYVNFKGRATRSEYWYMALWILIMYIPAFVLGFFAFIFIFSGAIGDSGGIALTGFIFLIIALILYIGLALALFIPSYALLTRRFHDTGRTMVIPIIFFVMSIIINFVNYFDSSSAQSSDFTAGTIFYLIFTVVYLGISIYVLVIACLPSKEQDNKYGRSPYIRPNHVPQNESDQAHTRSNTSDL comes from the coding sequence ATGATAAAACGTGTGGGATTCAAAGAAGCTTTTAAACGCTTTTGGAAGAATTATGTCAATTTCAAAGGAAGGGCAACACGTTCTGAGTATTGGTATATGGCACTCTGGATATTAATTATGTATATTCCAGCCTTTGTCCTAGGGTTCTTTGCATTTATTTTTATATTTTCAGGGGCAATTGGAGATTCTGGCGGTATTGCATTGACAGGCTTTATCTTCTTAATCATTGCGCTGATTTTATATATAGGGCTGGCACTCGCTTTATTTATTCCATCCTATGCACTGTTAACCAGACGCTTCCATGATACAGGAAGAACAATGGTAATACCGATTATCTTTTTTGTGATGAGTATCATCATTAATTTTGTAAATTATTTTGATAGTTCATCAGCGCAGTCATCAGATTTTACGGCGGGTACAATTTTTTATTTGATATTTACAGTGGTTTACTTAGGTATTTCAATTTATGTGCTTGTAATTGCATGTTTACCAAGTAAAGAACAAGATAATAAATATGGCCGCAGTCCTTATATTCGACCAAATCATGTACCTCAAAACGAATCTGATCAAGCACATACTCGCAGCAATACATCAGATTTATAA
- a CDS encoding DUF805 domain-containing protein, whose translation MEEQASKRVVFVEAFKLFLQNYFNFQGRSRRSEYWFWILWMLIFELVLGGIDGVLIAAKIVESGSGLSVVLIFELITLIPLFALTTRRFHDTGRNIVVPAIYFVVWLISLLIQLFFQGQVNVVIDRIIDIIMIIFGIYILVVSFLQSDKGQNKYGSEPVGQGYRKPSHQ comes from the coding sequence ATGGAAGAACAAGCAAGTAAACGTGTAGTCTTCGTTGAAGCCTTTAAATTATTTTTGCAAAACTATTTTAATTTTCAAGGCAGATCACGCAGATCTGAATATTGGTTTTGGATATTATGGATGTTAATATTCGAGCTGGTACTTGGCGGTATTGATGGGGTGCTCATCGCTGCTAAAATAGTAGAATCAGGTTCTGGTTTAAGTGTGGTATTGATTTTTGAACTTATTACATTGATTCCGCTGTTTGCGCTGACGACAAGACGCTTTCATGATACAGGAAGAAATATTGTTGTACCGGCAATCTATTTTGTTGTATGGCTGATTTCATTATTGATACAACTCTTTTTCCAAGGCCAAGTGAATGTTGTGATTGATCGTATTATTGATATTATAATGATTATCTTTGGTATCTATATTTTAGTAGTATCATTCCTTCAAAGCGATAAGGGACAAAACAAATATGGCTCTGAGCCGGTAGGACAAGGTTACCGCAAACCTTCACATCAATAA
- a CDS encoding helix-turn-helix transcriptional regulator, giving the protein MKTRVKELRAREGLNQTQLAKKAGISRQTVSLIERNEFMPSVLTAAKIARIFGESIEDIFIFEEDYE; this is encoded by the coding sequence ATGAAAACAAGAGTAAAAGAGTTGCGGGCGCGAGAGGGGTTGAATCAAACCCAACTAGCGAAAAAAGCAGGTATTTCTCGTCAAACAGTATCTTTGATTGAGCGAAATGAGTTCATGCCTTCCGTACTTACAGCAGCTAAGATTGCACGGATATTCGGTGAAAGTATTGAAGACATATTTATTTTTGAGGAGGATTATGAGTAA
- a CDS encoding DUF3169 family protein produces MSKHTNTLINALKFIFGGVMGFFVVYYFEYLSRQSRTQMFDFKWTIILTIVTILIVLVLGSLMIKQLHQARKYKQLTVDEEERADQYDSLFNRTFYNTSISYYTGLIISLINLILATALKSEDMGWQFSVIPFIILSIFITYYQSYIPKIDDRFPKGNDKNYMDKLINIMDEGERHITFGVLFKLFHFNISALVIIIIVLSIYTAMTGDNQTLALIILMGLLLFNIFFYYSKVKKYYK; encoded by the coding sequence ATGAGTAAACACACTAACACATTAATCAATGCGCTTAAGTTCATATTTGGTGGTGTCATGGGATTTTTTGTAGTTTATTATTTTGAGTATTTAAGTAGGCAATCTAGAACACAAATGTTCGATTTTAAATGGACGATTATTTTAACTATTGTGACAATTCTGATTGTCTTAGTTTTAGGGAGTTTGATGATTAAACAATTACATCAAGCGCGAAAATATAAACAGTTAACGGTCGATGAGGAAGAGCGTGCAGATCAATATGATTCACTTTTTAATCGTACATTCTATAATACATCTATTTCTTATTATACAGGTTTAATTATTTCACTCATCAATTTGATTTTAGCAACTGCTTTAAAAAGCGAAGATATGGGGTGGCAATTTTCAGTTATTCCTTTTATAATCCTATCGATATTTATTACTTATTATCAATCTTATATCCCTAAAATAGATGATAGATTTCCAAAAGGAAATGATAAGAATTATATGGATAAATTAATCAACATTATGGATGAAGGAGAACGTCATATAACATTTGGTGTATTGTTTAAATTATTTCACTTTAATATCAGTGCACTCGTCATTATTATTATCGTACTTTCCATTTATACGGCAATGACAGGTGATAATCAGACGTTGGCACTCATTATATTAATGGGTCTATTGTTATTTAACATATTCTTTTATTATTCAAAGGTAAAAAAATATTATAAATAA
- a CDS encoding ABC transporter ATP-binding protein, whose product MSLELKDVTKQYGDKTVVNNISLSLENGKMLGFLGRNGAGKTTTFRMILGLTPLTQGEVTYNGRKMGEHMFNKVGYLPEERGLHPKMKVADELRYLATLKGMSKKDFNQALDYWLNRFEITENRDKKIESLSKGNQQKIQLLASLIHQPELLILDEPFSGLDPVNVELLKSAVKDLNQKGTTIIFSSHRMEHVEELCDDICILNQGNLVLQGDIQTIKDSFDLKKIVIETEKPLEVLDTIEGVTHIERAKRMITLSVEDEAAVERVFNAVAQSGFVKRFQVLEPSIQDIFIQQVGEIHG is encoded by the coding sequence ATGTCTTTAGAATTAAAAGATGTCACGAAACAGTATGGTGATAAAACTGTTGTGAATAATATCTCTTTGTCTTTAGAAAATGGAAAAATGTTAGGTTTTTTAGGACGAAACGGTGCAGGCAAGACGACGACGTTTCGTATGATATTAGGTTTAACCCCTTTAACACAAGGAGAAGTGACGTATAATGGCCGTAAAATGGGAGAGCATATGTTTAATAAAGTGGGCTATCTTCCGGAAGAACGCGGACTGCATCCGAAAATGAAAGTAGCGGATGAATTACGCTATCTTGCGACACTAAAAGGAATGTCGAAAAAAGATTTTAATCAAGCATTGGATTATTGGCTGAATCGTTTTGAGATTACAGAGAACAGAGATAAGAAAATCGAATCGCTTTCTAAAGGGAATCAGCAAAAGATTCAATTGCTTGCGAGTTTGATACATCAGCCTGAACTATTAATATTGGATGAACCTTTCAGCGGTTTGGATCCAGTGAATGTAGAATTATTAAAATCAGCTGTAAAAGATTTGAATCAAAAAGGGACGACGATTATCTTTAGTTCGCATCGCATGGAACATGTGGAAGAATTATGCGATGACATTTGTATTTTGAATCAAGGCAATCTTGTATTGCAAGGCGATATTCAAACGATTAAAGACAGTTTTGATTTGAAGAAGATTGTGATTGAAACAGAAAAGCCTTTAGAAGTCTTAGATACCATTGAAGGTGTAACACATATTGAACGTGCAAAACGTATGATTACATTATCTGTTGAGGATGAAGCAGCTGTAGAACGTGTCTTCAACGCAGTGGCGCAAAGCGGATTTGTGAAACGGTTCCAAGTTTTAGAACCTTCTATTCAAGATATCTTTATTCAGCAAGTAGGTGAAATTCATGGATAA
- a CDS encoding ABC transporter permease yields the protein MDKFLATFKLTYKNKVTSRAFIIMTAILAIIIVAAVNANKIIDLFDDGPDKIGIAANEPKIAQMVQAQSKQMEEKGTEFKILSEDQAIKEVKKGKLDKAYLVHLKGQQLEGEIVSKDTPSEEAKQKLESMLTPIQTQAIAKKINLNPKDLAAIQQKSKVSGKSVGKDTAEQSESNKVLNMIILYAGIMLMFIVIMNYANQVAMEVATEKTSRVIEMVITSISPVKHILAKILAIICAAFTQVFVLALITAVAIYFSDAKDLMSKFDITITPLTTQLIVVGIICIIIGIITYTVLGTILGALATRIEDLNQALMPMTIISFIAFYIAIFSLSAPNTTLTKITSFIPLLSPYVLFLRASTPELQMWEIVVSLLLSLVVLVLLVWIAVRSYRDSVLTFEKGIFKALKRTFRKQ from the coding sequence ATGGATAAATTCTTAGCGACTTTTAAATTAACGTATAAAAATAAAGTGACATCTCGTGCATTTATTATTATGACAGCTATTTTAGCTATTATTATAGTTGCTGCGGTGAATGCGAATAAAATTATAGATTTATTTGACGACGGACCTGACAAGATCGGGATTGCGGCCAATGAACCTAAAATAGCGCAAATGGTTCAAGCACAAAGCAAGCAAATGGAAGAAAAAGGAACAGAATTTAAAATTTTATCTGAAGACCAAGCAATCAAAGAAGTGAAAAAAGGAAAATTAGATAAAGCCTATCTCGTTCACTTAAAAGGGCAGCAGCTTGAAGGTGAAATTGTCAGCAAAGATACACCTTCTGAAGAAGCAAAACAAAAGCTTGAAAGTATGTTAACACCGATTCAAACACAAGCGATTGCTAAGAAGATTAATTTGAATCCTAAAGATTTAGCCGCTATCCAGCAAAAAAGCAAAGTATCAGGCAAATCAGTAGGAAAAGATACAGCAGAGCAATCAGAGAGTAATAAAGTGTTGAATATGATTATTTTATATGCCGGTATCATGCTAATGTTTATTGTCATCATGAATTATGCGAATCAAGTTGCAATGGAGGTTGCGACTGAAAAGACATCGCGTGTGATTGAAATGGTCATCACTAGTATTTCGCCGGTTAAACATATTTTAGCAAAGATACTGGCGATTATCTGTGCAGCATTTACACAGGTGTTTGTCTTAGCATTGATTACTGCTGTCGCAATCTATTTCTCAGATGCGAAAGATTTAATGAGCAAATTCGACATTACTATTACACCGCTGACAACGCAATTGATTGTAGTAGGTATTATCTGCATCATTATCGGAATTATTACTTATACTGTGTTAGGTACTATTCTTGGTGCTTTAGCAACACGAATTGAAGATTTGAACCAAGCATTGATGCCGATGACTATTATCAGTTTTATTGCCTTCTATATTGCAATTTTCAGTTTGTCTGCACCGAATACGACATTAACTAAAATTACAAGCTTTATCCCGCTGCTTTCACCATATGTGTTATTCTTGCGTGCTTCGACACCAGAGCTTCAAATGTGGGAAATTGTTGTCAGCTTATTATTGTCGCTTGTTGTCTTAGTCCTATTAGTTTGGATAGCAGTCAGAAGCTATCGCGACTCTGTACTTACGTTTGAAAAGGGAATTTTCAAAGCGTTGAAACGTACATTCAGAAAACAATAA
- a CDS encoding YnfA family protein: MMYPIVIFILAGLCEIGGGYLIWLWLRDAQSPLLGLLGGILLIAYGIIATFQAFPTFSRVYAAYGGVFIVMSIIWGYVFDKQVPDKYDVIGGIVCIIGVLIMLLPDRG; encoded by the coding sequence ATGATGTATCCAATCGTAATTTTTATTTTAGCAGGGCTGTGTGAAATCGGCGGCGGTTATTTGATTTGGTTGTGGTTAAGAGATGCGCAATCACCGTTACTGGGGTTGCTTGGAGGTATCCTTTTAATTGCATATGGGATCATCGCAACATTCCAAGCATTTCCGACATTCAGCCGAGTATATGCGGCATATGGCGGTGTATTTATCGTCATGAGTATAATATGGGGGTACGTTTTTGATAAACAAGTACCGGATAAGTATGATGTCATAGGAGGCATTGTATGTATCATCGGTGTCTTGATTATGTTGCTGCCTGACAGAGGTTGA
- a CDS encoding aldose epimerase family protein: MFTEVEHQRNGLDLIKIDNDRAKIVFSNYGARIVSWKYEDNNIVLGNVVEADEFYFENPFYFGASVGRYGGRIEEGRFELDGQSYQLEQNDPPHHLHGGPQGMNRHFFDYEIKDDNGGFIQIIFTTTLKAAEDHYPGDIKVKIIHTYDIDNRWTIEYAAEATETTLFNPTNHVYFNLNRDNKEIDNHYLSSSDLKVHLLNDKNLPSVDDVVDLNALSDHQPISFKEIFDNEETPLHAQIEKYQGLDHPFTIGDKLIVENKQFLLKMETDMPNVVVFTFNETNNWDSDMNIYKPHSGFTLEAQSLPNDINLLGEEAPSILRKGDAFFSKTTYQIIEKSE; encoded by the coding sequence ATGTTTACAGAAGTGGAGCACCAAAGAAACGGTTTAGATTTAATTAAAATTGACAATGATCGCGCAAAAATTGTCTTTTCAAACTATGGAGCACGTATTGTGTCTTGGAAATATGAGGATAATAATATTGTACTCGGTAATGTGGTAGAAGCGGATGAGTTTTATTTTGAAAATCCATTTTACTTCGGTGCGAGTGTAGGACGCTACGGCGGCCGTATTGAAGAGGGACGATTTGAACTTGACGGCCAATCATATCAATTAGAACAAAATGACCCGCCGCACCATTTGCATGGCGGTCCGCAAGGAATGAACCGACATTTCTTCGACTATGAAATTAAAGATGATAATGGCGGATTTATCCAAATTATTTTCACTACGACACTTAAAGCAGCAGAAGACCATTACCCTGGAGATATTAAAGTAAAGATAATACATACGTATGATATCGACAATAGATGGACGATTGAATATGCTGCAGAAGCAACAGAAACAACTTTATTTAATCCAACGAATCATGTCTATTTCAACTTGAATCGGGATAATAAAGAAATAGATAATCATTATTTATCAAGTTCAGATTTGAAAGTGCATCTCTTGAATGATAAAAACTTGCCGAGTGTCGATGATGTTGTAGATTTAAATGCATTATCTGATCATCAACCCATCAGTTTCAAAGAAATCTTCGATAACGAGGAGACACCTTTGCACGCACAAATCGAAAAGTATCAAGGATTAGATCATCCGTTTACAATCGGTGATAAACTGATTGTTGAAAACAAACAATTTTTGTTGAAAATGGAGACGGATATGCCGAATGTGGTAGTCTTTACGTTTAATGAAACAAACAACTGGGATAGCGATATGAATATATATAAACCCCACTCAGGTTTTACTTTGGAAGCGCAAAGCTTGCCGAATGATATCAACTTGTTAGGGGAAGAAGCACCCTCGATTTTACGCAAAGGCGATGCTTTCTTCTCTAAAACAACGTATCAAATCATAGAAAAATCAGAGTAA
- a CDS encoding ribose 5-phosphate isomerase A, with protein MDVRELKLQTVKDAVSEIKDGMVVGIGTGSTIELLLPHIAALLEDGTTKITGVCTSNKTGLAAKELGITIVDVNDVDHIDVAIDGADEFDPDLNLIKGGGGALFREKVIDEMAERFVVIADETKQVDYLGQTFKLPVEVDRFNWMLVAKKIEAQTKAKVTRRNVEDITFVTDNGNYILDIELPPNTDPYDMHNYLINLTGVLETGYFLDLADRVIVGKQQGVEIIDKA; from the coding sequence ATGGATGTTAGAGAGTTAAAATTACAAACAGTAAAAGATGCAGTATCAGAAATTAAAGATGGTATGGTTGTAGGCATTGGTACAGGCAGTACGATTGAATTATTATTACCGCATATTGCAGCGCTGCTGGAAGATGGGACCACAAAGATTACAGGTGTTTGTACATCCAATAAAACAGGATTAGCTGCGAAAGAATTAGGAATTACGATTGTAGATGTAAATGATGTGGATCATATCGATGTCGCAATCGACGGTGCTGATGAGTTCGATCCTGATTTGAATCTTATTAAAGGCGGAGGCGGCGCATTGTTTCGAGAAAAAGTAATTGATGAAATGGCTGAACGTTTTGTGGTTATTGCTGATGAAACGAAACAAGTAGATTATTTAGGCCAAACGTTTAAATTGCCGGTTGAAGTCGATCGCTTCAATTGGATGCTTGTCGCAAAGAAAATCGAAGCACAAACGAAAGCGAAAGTGACACGCCGAAATGTTGAAGACATTACGTTCGTGACAGATAACGGCAACTATATTTTAGATATAGAATTACCGCCGAACACAGATCCATACGATATGCATAACTATTTAATCAACTTAACAGGTGTATTAGAAACTGGATACTTCTTAGATCTTGCAGATCGTGTCATAGTAGGCAAGCAGCAAGGTGTAGAAATTATCGATAAAGCGTAA
- a CDS encoding CPBP family intramembrane glutamic endopeptidase — protein MNTKRISGFQWAMTIFVFYVLAYALPLILKDFQGQVPFKRFVFDLSTLAPFIAAVICLIVFRNKRAQIAGLKLSISFKVIERILLAAILPSVICIICMYAFNTYADSFIILQSKNLSVSVISILIGHIIMAFFVEFGFRSYLQNVVENKTNTLFASIIVGILYALWSANASFSMEYTLYNLLYHFAFSMIIGELIRGTKGRTIYIAVVFHAIMSFGLVFFFSEELGDVFSMKVIALSTTLVGAIFIILSLIIRACFYFFTKDTLEEVEPNNYFDYPKHEDETDADAPVTETKEDDIHPEDKNINDTDTHNELKDTKEDREHKE, from the coding sequence ATGAACACGAAACGCATATCTGGTTTCCAATGGGCTATGACAATTTTCGTCTTTTATGTACTCGCATATGCGCTCCCATTGATCCTGAAAGATTTTCAAGGCCAAGTACCATTTAAACGCTTTGTCTTCGACTTAAGCACACTTGCGCCATTTATCGCAGCTGTGATCTGCTTAATTGTATTTAGAAATAAACGTGCACAAATTGCCGGTTTAAAACTCTCAATCAGTTTTAAAGTCATTGAGAGAATATTATTAGCCGCAATATTGCCGTCAGTAATTTGTATTATTTGTATGTATGCCTTTAATACATACGCGGACAGCTTTATTATTTTACAATCTAAAAACTTATCTGTGTCAGTCATTTCTATTCTGATTGGACATATTATAATGGCATTCTTTGTAGAGTTCGGTTTTCGTTCTTATTTGCAAAATGTGGTAGAAAATAAAACCAACACATTGTTTGCCTCTATTATCGTAGGTATTTTATATGCACTATGGAGTGCAAATGCTTCATTCAGTATGGAATATACACTCTATAACTTGCTTTATCATTTTGCTTTCTCAATGATTATCGGTGAGTTGATTAGAGGTACTAAAGGCCGTACGATTTATATCGCAGTAGTCTTCCATGCCATTATGTCATTTGGACTTGTCTTCTTCTTCAGCGAAGAATTAGGCGATGTCTTCTCAATGAAAGTCATTGCTTTAAGTACGACACTTGTCGGCGCAATCTTCATTATACTGAGTCTGATTATCAGAGCATGTTTCTATTTCTTCACCAAAGATACCCTTGAAGAAGTAGAACCGAATAACTACTTCGATTATCCGAAACATGAAGACGAAACAGATGCAGACGCACCTGTTACAGAAACAAAAGAAGATGACATACATCCTGAAGACAAGAACATTAACGATACAGATACACACAACGAATTAAAGGATACAAAAGAAGATAGAGAACATAAAGAATAA
- the hutG gene encoding formimidoylglutamase, with protein MYKQANKDLWTGRVDSESDETQFRHFQTIELKDINETKLDKKEGTGILGYAVDKGVELNNGRVGAQEGPDAIRKAFANLSVLTPCPVYDYGNVYHDHDHLIDTQEEYADLAAQMFNNHSYSLLIGGGHDIAYAQYLAMRKAYPNESIGVINIDAHFDTREAESSTSGTSFRQILEGDDNANYFVLGIQPASNTKHLFDYAEQRGVEFVTVDEILHEISPTIKDKVDHFINRHDIIMLTICMDVVDSAFAPGVSAPAVNGLTPHIILELTRRIVGHEKLVSVSVAETNPLHDVDNRTAKLVALFLHNFIH; from the coding sequence ATGTATAAGCAAGCCAACAAAGATTTATGGACAGGCAGAGTAGATAGTGAATCGGATGAAACACAATTTAGACATTTCCAAACTATTGAACTAAAAGATATCAATGAAACAAAATTGGATAAAAAAGAAGGTACAGGTATTTTAGGCTACGCTGTAGACAAAGGGGTAGAACTGAACAACGGCCGTGTAGGTGCACAAGAAGGACCGGATGCAATCCGTAAAGCATTCGCTAACTTGTCTGTGCTAACACCATGTCCAGTTTATGATTACGGCAATGTTTATCATGACCACGATCATTTAATCGATACACAAGAAGAGTATGCGGATTTAGCAGCACAAATGTTTAACAATCATTCTTATTCATTGTTAATCGGCGGCGGTCATGATATTGCTTATGCACAATATCTTGCGATGCGCAAAGCCTATCCGAATGAATCTATCGGTGTCATTAATATTGATGCGCACTTTGATACAAGAGAAGCAGAATCTTCTACATCAGGTACAAGTTTCAGACAGATTTTAGAAGGCGATGATAATGCGAATTACTTCGTATTAGGTATTCAACCTGCCAGCAATACGAAGCATTTATTTGATTACGCAGAACAGCGCGGTGTTGAATTTGTGACGGTAGATGAAATTCTGCATGAAATATCACCGACTATCAAAGATAAAGTCGACCATTTTATCAACAGACATGACATTATCATGCTGACAATTTGTATGGATGTTGTAGACAGTGCATTTGCACCGGGTGTCAGTGCACCTGCTGTGAACGGTCTCACACCGCATATCATTTTAGAATTGACGAGACGTATAGTCGGACATGAGAAATTAGTATCAGTCAGTGTCGCAGAAACGAATCCGCTGCATGATGTGGATAATCGTACTGCCAAACTGGTTGCCTTGTTCTTGCATAACTTTATTCATTAA
- a CDS encoding LysR family transcriptional regulator — MKILQLEYFLAVVKYNSFTKAAQFLHISQPSLTTAIKKIESDLGYLLFIRTTKELKITEKGIQFYKYAKDLVDTYHRTLDQMYDLNISDEPRIKLSILESTSAWMAMVIQHHHLKFNNQRYQIVEQHSLRHIISSLLNFDVQFALSNEEIQREGITSVPLYQEPYVLITPKDEFTNRQRVKAETLQHLPLILPNRQYQVRKHVDEYFKHMNIHPNIILEVDRFETATTLVHRGLGHTIIPRFYYQSFSANDLNAVKLQPGIERTLYINYIDHRKLSEPANALINECINYWKTEKP; from the coding sequence TTGAAAATATTACAATTAGAGTATTTTTTAGCTGTGGTTAAGTACAATAGTTTTACCAAAGCTGCACAATTTTTACATATCAGTCAGCCTTCCTTAACTACTGCGATTAAAAAAATAGAAAGTGATTTAGGCTATTTATTGTTTATCAGAACCACAAAAGAATTGAAAATCACTGAAAAAGGGATTCAATTTTATAAGTATGCTAAAGATTTAGTCGATACGTACCACCGGACTTTAGATCAAATGTATGACTTGAATATCAGTGATGAACCGCGCATTAAACTTTCAATCTTAGAATCTACCAGTGCATGGATGGCAATGGTCATTCAGCATCACCACTTAAAATTCAATAATCAGCGCTACCAGATTGTCGAGCAGCACAGTTTGCGCCATATTATTTCAAGCTTGCTGAACTTCGATGTTCAATTTGCTTTATCCAACGAAGAAATTCAACGAGAAGGCATTACCTCGGTACCACTGTATCAAGAACCATATGTATTGATTACTCCTAAAGATGAATTTACAAATAGACAGCGTGTCAAAGCAGAAACTTTGCAGCATTTGCCGCTTATTCTGCCTAACCGGCAATATCAAGTCAGAAAGCACGTTGATGAATACTTTAAGCATATGAATATTCACCCGAACATTATATTAGAAGTGGATCGTTTTGAAACCGCGACCACATTAGTACATCGCGGTTTAGGGCACACTATTATCCCCCGCTTCTACTACCAATCCTTTTCTGCCAACGATTTAAATGCTGTCAAACTGCAGCCGGGAATCGAACGTACACTGTACATTAATTATATCGACCATCGTAAATTATCAGAACCTGCCAATGCACTGATTAATGAATGCATCAATTATTGGAAAACGGAAAAGCCATAA
- a CDS encoding YjiH family protein yields MEFQPDGKPNKITGVKMWRFYVFSIIGILCFFVPVTINGTNTIIVDHVHLWIRAALGPAMPYVALLLILAGAGLPVIRQDFKKSVTDFIIVLFKVVGAVIGIMYVFKIGPGLLFNPNYGPFLFDKLLTPLSILIPVGAVALSLLVGYGLLEYIGVIMQPIMRPVFKTPGKSAVDAVASFVGSYSLGLLITNRVYKDGMYNKKEAVIIATGFSTVSATFMVIVANTLDLMGHWNLFFWSTLVITFVVTAISAHLPPIRNESEEYYQGQEGQKEVEVEGNRIVAAYDEAKRQSHDSLPLLKNIWVNVKDGLEMTMAILPSILSIGFFGLILANFTPIIDWLSYIFYPFIYIFPIADKPLLAKASAISLIEMFLPSLLVVKSTMAVKLVTAITSISAIIFFSALVPCILATDIKIPIWKLALIWFIRVALTLLIAIPFALLIFGN; encoded by the coding sequence ATGGAATTCCAGCCCGACGGAAAGCCGAACAAAATCACAGGGGTAAAAATGTGGCGGTTTTACGTTTTCAGTATTATCGGGATTCTGTGTTTCTTCGTACCGGTGACAATTAACGGCACAAACACGATTATTGTCGACCACGTTCATTTATGGATTCGCGCAGCACTTGGACCAGCAATGCCTTATGTGGCATTACTATTAATTCTTGCCGGAGCAGGCTTGCCTGTAATTCGACAAGATTTTAAAAAGTCAGTAACTGACTTTATCATTGTACTCTTTAAAGTCGTTGGGGCAGTGATCGGTATCATGTATGTATTTAAGATTGGACCAGGATTATTATTCAATCCGAATTACGGCCCATTTTTATTCGATAAATTATTAACACCATTAAGTATTTTGATTCCGGTCGGTGCAGTCGCATTGTCATTACTAGTCGGCTACGGCTTATTGGAATACATCGGTGTCATTATGCAGCCGATTATGCGACCTGTCTTTAAGACACCAGGCAAATCAGCAGTCGATGCGGTAGCTTCTTTCGTAGGAAGTTATTCACTCGGATTATTGATTACTAACCGTGTTTATAAAGACGGCATGTACAACAAAAAAGAAGCAGTGATTATCGCAACAGGATTCTCAACTGTTTCAGCAACATTTATGGTAATTGTCGCAAATACATTAGATTTAATGGGACACTGGAACTTATTCTTCTGGAGTACCTTAGTCATAACATTTGTAGTTACAGCAATTTCAGCACACTTGCCTCCGATTCGCAATGAGTCGGAAGAATATTATCAAGGTCAAGAAGGACAAAAAGAAGTTGAAGTTGAGGGGAACCGCATTGTCGCTGCATATGATGAAGCGAAACGTCAATCTCATGATTCTTTACCATTATTAAAGAATATCTGGGTGAACGTTAAAGATGGATTAGAAATGACGATGGCGATTTTACCATCTATTTTATCTATCGGATTCTTCGGATTGATTTTAGCTAACTTCACACCGATTATTGATTGGTTAAGTTACATTTTCTATCCGTTTATCTATATCTTCCCGATAGCAGATAAACCATTGCTTGCGAAAGCATCAGCAATTTCATTGATTGAAATGTTCTTACCTTCATTATTAGTTGTGAAGTCGACAATGGCAGTGAAGCTGGTAACTGCAATTACTAGTATTTCAGCAATTATCTTCTTCTCAGCATTAGTACCATGTATTCTTGCTACGGATATCAAGATTCCGATTTGGAAATTGGCATTGATTTGGTTCATCCGTGTGGCATTAACATTATTGATCGCAATTCCATTTGCATTGCTTATCTTCGGGAATTAA